Within the Gadus chalcogrammus isolate NIFS_2021 chromosome 20, NIFS_Gcha_1.0, whole genome shotgun sequence genome, the region AAGGTTAAGCTATTTGGATGATATAGCGTATTTTTTTAGATGCACATTTTTAAATTGTGATATTAATTCCATGGACTCTACAGATAAATTATGTTTTGACAGTTTACATACAGAACTATACGTCCCAGTTTTCGCAGCCGAAAGCAATAGATTATCTACACGAATCCGTGGGACCAAACCTTGGCAGGAAGTCACTGAACTATAATTAATTATCCACCAATCCAAACATTTGTGCAGTAAAAATTGAATGTCATGAAATAATTACGGGCGGATAAATGTAGAGTTGTTACAGGGGAAACATATCATTTATTGAGCATTAAAATAATATCTTCATTCGATTCGTACAGTCTGGCGAGGCATTCACACACGCCGGATGCGCTGCGCTGTAGTGTACAAGCAGAGTGAGCTACACACCGCATTTACAGGTAGGAAAGGAAAACTATTTCAGGCATTTACACTTCTCACGACTATAAATCAGGTGTATGAAATGACTTCAACTTGAATAGATTTGTGTGTACGCCGTACGAGAATGAACAGACCCGTTAAACGTCGGAACTTTTCCACGTGGGTTCGGTAGTATCCAACGCGAGGGTGTCGTTGCGCTCGATTTGCTGTTCGGCTGCAGTACACACGGAGTTAGGGGCCGCTTAAACGCGTTTTGCAGTTCAAAGGGGTTATCCCCGATCGCACTAAACTACACAATGATAAAACCAAGCACACTGCTACAATCTGCAAATCCACTGTCAATACTACAGCGTGCAGCATTGCTTATATCTGGTTAACTTACTAACAATAAATGCACAGTTTTGTTGTATATGTCACCGTTTAGTACGAATAAAGTGATACATTGGTCAGaggtatatgaatatatatctgGTTGTCTTATTGTCGTTCGGTAATGACTATTGCTGTAAACAGGAATTTCCGTCCCATGATTAATATTGTCTTATGATATGTGTTTTTGCTTTAACCCAGATTAAGTGATCGTCAAGGCTTGCTGGGTCATGGGGTTGACCAAGCAGTACCTGCGCTATGTGTCCAGCGCTGTCTTCGGAGTCATCGGCAGCCAGAAAGCCAACATCGCCTATGTGACGCTGCGCGGGGGGGAGAAGGCAAGGCACGTCGCCGTGGCCGCCTGCGAGCACGTATTCATATGGGACGTCCGAAAAGGAGAAAAGGTAATATTATGGTCTATGTTTGGCGTGCGTTGAATGTGATACATTGCTCCCTGGTAATGGTTCCTAACTTACTGCCTTCACTACTGTCAACGTAATTAACGCAAGACTTGATGGATGTATGATTTAATGAATGGATTTTTGTGGAGTTTATGAAATTGTTGGATTCCTTGTAAATTAGGATGGTTATTGTGTGTATGGTTTCTGCCCCAAATACTTCTGTACAGACTGAAACAATTGAGTAAAGTTATGAAACTGATGTTTGCAGCGGTCTTCTTTCTTCCCTTACATAGTAAGAAGAACCTCAATGTATCATTTCCTTTAACCAAGTAGCCAAAATAATCCAAAATtcctctctctcaattcaatgttgctttaaataaataaaaaagttggTGTAGTTACCCAGTTCTCTCATCTTCctctctgtatatctctctcccccgaCCAGGTGCTGATCCTGAAGGGTATCAAACACGAGGTGACCTACCTGTGCCCCGCCCCCGACGGCAACCACATCGCCGTGGGCTACGAGGATGGAGCCGTGCGCATCTTCAACCTGCTCAGTGGAGAGAGCAATGTATCGTTCAACGGACACAAGACCGCCGTCACCGCAATGGGCTATGACGCTCTGGGGGCGCGTCTCGTCACAGGTTCCAGGGTACGATCTCACCCCCCATTGGCTTATCCTATTGGACCCAACCAAAgtgttggaggtggaggattTAACCTTCCATCTGGGGAAACACCAaatcagagagagtgtgtttggatAAAACCTTAAACTAAATGTAAATGGGATTGCTTCTGTATGGTCACATTAAATGTAAAATCGTGTTTTATCTGCTTCCTAATAAATCGTCTTATCCAACCTCTGCTAGTAATGACAATGTCCCAGTGAACATAAGTGCATACATCTTCCATgtcctgttgtttgtttgacTTTACCAGAGTCTGTGGCTCACTCTTGCTGTCCCTgtctttctatgtctctctctttctctccaggaCACGGATGTCATCGTGTGGGATGTGATCAACGAGTGTGGTCTGTTCAGGCTGAAGGGCCACAAGGACTCCATCACCCAGGCTCTCTTCCTGGAGAACCACAACCTACTGGTGACCAGGTAACTGCCTCCTTTGCTACCCCTCTTAGCCCTCATCAGTGACCTCAGCCCTGTCCCAATACCCCTACCCCCTCACACTACTCTAGCCACTACACAATGTTCAAGCCTCTGCATTGGACAATAGTTTTGACCCTCcagatcagggatgggcaactggcggcccgcatgCCCACTCAGCCCGCACATACcggtaattaaaaaaaaaatatatattataataataataataataattgatcgagttacagaaaactcgttcaagaaagatgagaagaattcatagaattcaaaggcaaacccatgcgtctagtttgcttagaagcgatatcagtcattaaagatatccacttaagtcgccactacaaaaactacaactgcttgttgggtttgagttcattgagttgttgcacttaatgttgggccactgtttttcagttttttgacttcattgaatgatgatgtatgtgagccctttgcactgttaaaaatactgaccattcatgtggctgtttgagcatggaaaacatgaaattaatgtatgttggttcaattaacataccgtacataggttatgattctggacgattttttaggtagtggccatcgccaaaatgcaccagaatacaggaaatcatctaccaaattcaaaattatgtagcttctctcagctcacgtttagttgaagtgtgcagtcatgtggccctccgatggttattataaaaaatgtggccctctttatcatgaaagttgcccatccctgctccaGATGATGACCACTCAAACTCAGTGAATGCAGATGCTGAAGGGGTTAGAATGGAATGCACATCAACAATGACCCGCAAAGTGAAGAGCATAAATTAATCTAAAGAAATCCAACATGATAaataaactagaaaatgcatttcctgcagaaaatgcggtgagtgctgtagtaggAAATCGAAATTCcctttggatattattgaagatacaagtgtggcgatttgttaaatggtttgaacgaaggtaaacggttgaaaaattaTTGAGTTACGACTTCTTGAGAAGTATgagtgtcagaatgggcagaagtcttcaatgaaaacagcggaAAATGAAGCctgtatgaaactaaaactgtgattgagaagaaagtttaaatgatatcgaaattccgtttcgatattattgaagatacaagtgtgtagatttgttaaatagtTTGAACGAGgataaatggttgaaaattgatttagttacgtcttaaacagttgaagtaccaggctctaccgtcctcccattgactcctaTGTTATAAAAagatagtattttaaaagtagaatatcttaaaaagtataaaatatttaaaaaatctgaaaaggaGCGCGCAATTTGAAGCTATTCTGAACATTAGAATATGAATGGTGTCTAGGGGAAAAATTGAGGAAgaagataggtcccaaagtttgtagagaataataaagaggaaagaaagaaagaagaaaacttatgaagaacaatagttatGCGCTggatgcagcactcacctaatgatATAATAGTGTATATACAATTTCATTAAATACCTTTTATGAGTGTAATTAATTCCGATTTCATTTGGTAACTTACCCCTCTGGCTCCGAAGTGAGCTGCTCCAAAAAGAGTTGTAAACCCTCCTTTATCACTTTTTAAGCCTCTTCCACAAATAGTTCtcggtaaataaaataaaatgtacctATCAGGCACATCGTGCACCCTTTCAAACAAGGCTTAGAAATGTGGGAATAGATGTGCCAACCCTATGGATGCCAGTGGCAATAAAGCGGACTGAGAAGTCCTCCCTTATTTTGGAATTTCTCCCAAACCATTATTTTAAGaaggagcttgtttgcaaacaaaataaaatatattgtgaCCGCATCACCAGAAAAGCATTTGCCCATTAGGATAAAAGTCATGAATTCAAATGCATCCTCAGAGTAGTCGTTTGATTGGTTTGCTCACTCAACGGGAAAGAACCTAACATCAGACTGACGTTACCCAGCACGTGTCTCACCTGGTAATGTTACTGCTTTCATGAACAACATGAGCGTACCGGCAGTGGTACACAAATCAAATCATTTGGTTGTTTCCAAAACGATGGGTTGTCGCCCATTGGTGCATATTGTGTATTGGATATATGCACGGCCTATTGGATGTAAGCACATCGATAAATTATAGATATTTGATGATacatacttttgtgtgtgtgtgtgtgtgtttagctccAAGGACAGCTTTGTGAAGTGGTGGGATCTGGACACGCAGCACTGCTTCAAGACTCTGGTCGGCCATCGCAGTGAGGTCAGTACAGAAAGGACCTGCTCCGGCTCTCTGCAGGATGGCTTCCTGTCAGCCAGGCACAAGCTGAAGCGGACCTTGTAGAGAGATTGTTGAGTCATTGTTGTGCATTCTAGGTTGAATTGACtggttttatgtgtgtgcgtgtgcgcctgtgtgtatgattgtgtctCAGGTATGGGGCATGGTTCTGCTGGACCAGGAGTCCCGTCTGCTGACGGGGTCTGCGGACAGCGAGCTCAGAGCCTGGGACATAAACTACTTGTCGCAGGTAGACCTCAACGCATCACTATAGAAGCAACACACCATGTACACCTCATAGCCAGTCTCCACTGGGCATGTGCAGTATTCTACTGCCATAAGTCTGTTCAGTTTAACACTCTCTCATTAAGACATGACTAGCACACATTGCCGATAACTTCAATTCAACATTCCCAATGCCTGTCTCCGTCCATCTATCTGTTTTCCTGACCGTCCGTCTTACgccatgtctctgtgtgtcaggAGAAAGATGAGGGGGAACCGAAAGAGAAGAAGGTTAAATCTCTGctggatgatgatgacgaggcCGAGGATGAAGCTATGGACGAGAGCCCTGAAGATGTGAGCTTTAGTTAATATTGACCCCCAAGCACTGACAAGTTAACAACCCATTATGGAAATTATCCCAATACAAACCTCATTCCTCCATTTAACGTATtcttctctacctccctctcccctccttttttttctctcaacctcactctcactctatctcccctgctccctcccGGTCACTCCTTTGCCGCCTTAcacttctctttctctatctcctctcatcctctctcactTGCTCCTTTGCCCCCTATCTCTCCCTTTacgtctctccctttgtctccctttgtctctcctctcattcGTCTCACTCCCTTgctacttcctctctctctctccatctcggcCTCTTTCTCggcctctttctctccatcagaGGTTACTGAGCTGTAAGAGTGCTGGTTCCATCCTCCGGGAGGCCAGGGACAGGGTTGTCTCGATGACAATGGACAGCAAAGCCCGCATCCTCGCCTGCCATGTGAGTAACCCTATCGTTATCATACAAACCCTGAATATAATATCGTATCATCAGCCCTTGCTATCTTCTAACCCAGATGTAAATGAGCTGCTAATGCTAAATCCcaagtgtatgtgttgtgtcgCCAGGGTAATGAGccagtcctggagctcttcaAGGTTCTGTCAGCGAAGGACGTGGAAAAAGCCATGGGCCGGAAGCAGAAGAAAGCCACGAAGAAGGCCGCAAAGTATGCACCGTCTTTTATacgtactagtactactaccacCTCTTCAATTGAAGTGCGTTTTCTGTTTTattgcatgttttatttttgagagtCAGGTAATGAACAAGCTCGTAGGGGTTACGGGCTATTTGGTCTAGCATGCCTACCCTTGTAGCTGGGAGTCGTACCCCCTAACCTCTAGACTCCCCTGCCCCCTTCTGCCTGGTGGGATGTCCCCCTGCTGTAGGCTGAGGGAGGACACAGACCAGGAGGTTCCAGAGCCCGTGGTGCAGAAGACTCTGGGAGACGAGATCACAAGACTGACCAAAATCAGGGCTTCTTCCAAAATCAGGTGAGCTTCAAACCAGGCCCCCCGCACCATGTAAGAAACCAGAAGCACCATGAACCAAACCCTACCCAAACTAAATGCACAGTCAACAAAACACACCCTAAACCATGTACAACACAACCCAACATGCCCCAAATGCACCTTGAACCAAACGCACagatgtttttcttctttttattacTGCAGTTGTAATATGTAAAATGTAATTCATTGTTTATTAGTATTGTAGATGGGTGGACTGTCTGTTTTGTTGGTATATGTATAATAGATGCTGTTATTATTGATTTTAGATGGGTTGACTCTGTGTGGTGTACCGGGGGAGAGCTGAAGGTGGCGCTGTTGCTCCAGAACAACACGGTGGAAACCTACAGCCTGAAGCTCTCAGACCACCAAGCCACGCCCAGGGCCACGCCCACACCTGTGGCTAATAAGACGTCTCGGCTGACACTGGCGGGTCATCGCACAGACGCTCGCACGCTGGCGTTCAGCTCCGACAACATGGCCGTCCTGTCAGCCTCAGGCGACACGGTCAAGGTCTGGAACAGGTGAGGACTAAACATTGAACCTCCATCTTAACCATGCAGCATTTAACCTCCATCTTAACCATGAAGCATTTAACCTCCATCTTAACCATGAAGCATTTAACCTCCAGCTTAACCATGAAGCATTTAACCTCCATCTTAACCATGAAGCATTTAAACTCCAGCTTAACCATGAAGCATTTAACCTCCATCTTAACCATGAAGCATTTAACCTCCATCTTAACCATGAAACAATTTACCTCCATCTTTACCATGAAACAATTTACCTCCATCTTTACCATGAAACAATTTACCTCCATCTTTACCATGAAACATTTAACATCCATCTTAACCATGAGGAATTTAACCTCCATCTTAACCatgaaacatttcacctccATCTTAACCATGAAACATTTAACCTCCGTCTTAACCATGAAACAATTAACCTCCGTATTaaccattgaatatttcacctCCATCTTAACCATGAAACATTTAACCTTCATCTTAACCATGAAACAATTAAAGTCTGTCTTAACCATGGAATATTTCACCTCCATCTTAACCATGGAACATTTCACCTCCATTTTATCCGTGAAACATTTAATCTCCATCTTAACCATGAAACATTTCACCCGCATTTGAACCATGAAACCTATCTTTATCTTAGCCATGAAATATTACATTTAATCTCACTGTGTTGCTTTTCCGCTGGCACATAAACCATACCGTACTGTGTGGTTTGCATGCTGGCTGTAGCTATCGCAACCTGTTTATAACTTGAGACTAagtgtacatttatttaaatcttGACCATGAATCATAGAAATAATCTTTGCTAGGATATTTCTGTTGCGGCTGTCTCACGGCATTTGATTGGTCAATCTTCGTTTCTGTGATTGTGATGCAAGTTTATTGGATTGCTAACAGGAAGTCCCTCCTCTTTGTCAGGTCTACCCTGCAGGTGGTGCGAACCATGGAGTGTGACTACGCCCTCTGCTCCCTGTTTGtacctggagacagacagatcaTACTCGGAACCAAGGTACGCACACGTGTGTACACACAGCATTTTCCTCTGAGGGACTGAAGCTTGCAGTATAACAGAATAGAGCCAAACTGGTGCCGGTGGTACGCTGGGTCTCGTTGGTTCCATGCGGCTTGCTTTTATGTTTTTACGTTGTTGACTGTGTAGTCTGCCCAACCTGGACAACACTCAGTGACATCTGGTGTTCTTTAACCGTGTGAAGATGACTTGTCTTACCAATGTGAATAATGTGTGGAATCGTCAACTCTTTTAGTCTACCATAAATTAACAAACGTAGCAGGATGGACAAGGTGTGGGCCACTGCCGTAGAGTCTGCACCAAATTTATATTGGATTTAaaactcaagtgtgtgtgtgtgtgtgtgtgtctgtctcactctttctctcagaGTGGGaagctccagctctttgatctGGCCTCAGGAGGACTAATGGAGAACGTTGCAGCCCACGAGGGAGCTCTGTGGTCCCTTGCTCTGTCTCCAGATCAGGTATGCCTCTCCGACTAcccgtctgtttgtctctctacaTACGTgtcaatctgtctgtctctctacctacctGGAAATCTGTTTGTCCCCAGGCCAGGTTCACCTGTCtccttgtttctctctctctcttgctctctgtctctctttctctgtatgtctgtcttacGGTCTACATCTCTCTGTGTATAATTGTATGTATATTTGGTTATAAAAGTTGTTAACAGATGTGTGTAAATATAAAGACgcatgtgtatgtttttataAAATGTACATACTGTTTAtgctaagtgtgtgtttgtgtgtagaggGGTATTGTTACAGGCGGTGCAGACAAGACGGTCAGGTTCTGGGACTTTGAGCTGGTcaagggagaggagagtgaacAGAAGTAGGTCATCGCTTTGAGCTTATCAGAAACCAATAGTCCTTCACTGTATTGTAATGATGCTCGTAACTCCATCATAGGCTTTGTGAGAGCTCCGTTCAGGGCATTGTAGTCATGATAGCTGTATCCTTAACTAGTCGTATTAGTATGttgtttatgtatttgtattttctcTGATATTTGCAATATGtcattgtatgtttttaatgGACTTGTTAAACATTAAAATTGTTAAGCTCTAAAATATTCTATGTTTCCTAACCCaaactaaatgtgtgtgtgtgtgttttaggagGCTAACTGTGAAACATACGCGGACCCTGCAGCTAGGAGAAGACGTGTTGTGTGTGAAGATCTCCCCGAACCAGAGGCTGCTGGCGGTCGCTCTGCTGGACTCTACGGTCAAGGTCTTCTACATGGACACGCTCAAGGTATATAATCCTGACTCtttcctgacacacacacacaaggtggaACAATCCCACTGACGGTACTGATTCATACACGCGATACATACGCGATGTGAAAAAATCCCAGAGTGCAACATCAACTTTGTTTCCGGTATAGCCCAACCGATATATCGATAGGCCAATTTTTTCGGCTGATCACACATACATCTTATTGACCTATACGTTTGCCAATATGAGCTCATTTAAAAACTTTAACCGAGCACATCAACGTCAACACTAACAGCTTTACATCCTGTTCTGTGTGAAGGTAGCTCCTCCCCATACAGTTGGTCCCCATTATGTTATCCAATGTTGCTGTGGCCCAAAGCATTACTGGAGGGTGAGCAGCAAAAGAGCTGCTCCACCTCCAAAATACCACCAAATAGATAAATCATTATATCTTGAATAACGGCcgatatatctatattttgaaTATCGAGGGCCTTCCCTCCAGTCAGATTCAATATGTAGATTAATATGGGTCCTGTGGTCTGTTGAGTTGGCAGTGCTGAGGTTTTTATCAAAGGAGACTTAAGTCTTGTTTTTGTGTTGCCTCTAGTTCTTCCTGTCGCTGTACGGACACAAGCTTCCCGTTCTCTGTCTGGACATATCCCACGTAAGTATGCCAGAAAAAACCAAATGATTCAACAAACAACAATTATTCCACTATCTCTCACTCAACGAAACAAGGAAGTCATACGAAAGTTATCCTTAAACAGTTGATTCATATTTCTTCTTCTTGTGCTCCCCTGACCTCCAGGACAGCACACTGATCATCACAGGCTCGGCCGACCGAAATGTCAAGATCTGGGGGCTGGACTTTGGAGACTGTCATCGCTCTCTGTTTGCCCACGACGACAGGTAGGGTCCCAGAATAAACCGGGACACATTGAGGCACATTATAACGATGTCACGTTTACACACCTTGGGTCCCGATTGTGAAGACAAACTACAAGTTTAACTGCTGGGTCATGGTGTCTTGTATTGCCATGAAAATGTTGGCCAAAAAAATGCAAATGCACTAATAAAAGCAATAAAAACTATGATTAAACTAATCAGATGAATTGGCATCCatttctctccctttccagCGTCATGTTCCTCCAGTTTGTTcccaagactcacctgttcttCACGGCGGGAAAGGACAAGAAGATCAAACAGTGGGACGCAGACAAGTTTGTGCTCATCCAGACGCTAGAGGTGtgtttctatccctctctcatcAGCCCTCTCTCATCAGCCCTCTATCGCTTCAGCCCGCTCTCTTGGTCTCACAAACACTGCTCTTTTTACGTTTCTagaacattacattttttgaacCTACCAATCAGCAGAAAACAGTGTAGTAGTTAATGAGTAGACACTTTCTGTCACCCTGACAGACAATAATGAGCCCTTAATGTGTCCCCTCAGGGCCACCATCGGGAGGTCTGGACCCTGGCTGTGAGTCCTAGTGGAGACTACCTGGTTTCCTCCTCCCATGACAAGTCCCTCCGGCTCTGGGATCGAACCCGCGAGCCCATCATTCTGGACGAGGAGCGCGAGATTGTGAGTGGGCTAGCCTTTAGCAGTTTAGGAGTTTGAATGGTTGTGAAATACACAACCATGAATAATTATTTTGTAACGTTCAGTTCCGTAGTTCATTTCTACCAATCATATTGTTTATATTGTCATATTTCATGTAATTTTTAAAAAAGTTACTTTCATTATAGAACTTAATAGCCTTAATTATAATgataaatattttatataatattatatgcatatatatattatatatgtatctgACTACTAGGTACGACTTGGTATTTTTAATCTCAATTGTGTGTAGACCTTTTTGTTTCACTCCTATTTCATCTGTACAACATCAAACAATGTAAATAGTAGATACCTTTTGTTCCCGGCCTTTGTTTCCTAGGAGCGCGAAGCAGAGTTTGAAGAGAGCATTGCCAAAGAAAGAGAACCTGTGGTGAGtgcacatgaataaataaatctaaaaatgaaaaaatagagACAGAATTGTTGACTAACTTTATAATGCAATCTCAACACATGTATTGTGAAAGTGAttttgcgtttgtttgtgtgtagttgtCACTGATTGGTTGTGCCCTGTTTGACCTCAGGTTCCCGGGGAGACGGAAGGGGAAGTGGCTCCGGCCGCCAAGAAGACAGTGGAGACGGTGAAAGCTGTGAGTTGGTTTGTTTAAACACCCAAAGAGCTCTGGCTGGTTGGCGCCAGCCAGAGGACCAGGTCATAACAGAAAACCCCtccttggcgtgtgtgtgttgtgtgttgtgcatgtgatgacctgcctgtgtgttgtgtgtgtgcaggctgagAGGATCATGGAGGCTCTGGAGCTCTACAGATCGGAGAGCCGCAAGTTGGAGGAGCACAAGTACGCCTGTGAGAACGCTGGCAAACAGGTAcatcattcactcacacactcactggcCTTGCAGGGTTAGCTAAAGCATGCAAGCACTTTAGCTTGGATTCATCCAGAAAATAAGAGCGACTTGCCACCCCCTGTTAATGCATGAATATCAaatcaatattttttagacaTGGAATTGCACCCCGACTAGTTTTGTACTGTGACATAACTGGTAGTTAGGCATATTCAAGAGCtacagagattttttttttctccatacaTTAACTGAGGGTGCCCCTCTGCAAGTTGATGTGTAACCAGTGACTTGTTTTCCTAGCTTTGCTCTGTCTCCATCTAGTGGCACTGTCTACAGAAATCCTTAAATAATCTAATACTACATTGTATTTTGCAGTTGCCTCTGCCCAATCCTAATCCCATCCTTGTGGCCTTTGGGAATGTATCGGTAAGTCACAACTGGAtctgtc harbors:
- the wdr3 gene encoding WD repeat-containing protein 3: MGLTKQYLRYVSSAVFGVIGSQKANIAYVTLRGGEKARHVAVAACEHVFIWDVRKGEKVLILKGIKHEVTYLCPAPDGNHIAVGYEDGAVRIFNLLSGESNVSFNGHKTAVTAMGYDALGARLVTGSRDTDVIVWDVINECGLFRLKGHKDSITQALFLENHNLLVTSSKDSFVKWWDLDTQHCFKTLVGHRSEVWGMVLLDQESRLLTGSADSELRAWDINYLSQEKDEGEPKEKKVKSLLDDDDEAEDEAMDESPEDRLLSCKSAGSILREARDRVVSMTMDSKARILACHGNEPVLELFKVLSAKDVEKAMGRKQKKATKKAAKLREDTDQEVPEPVVQKTLGDEITRLTKIRASSKIRWVDSVWCTGGELKVALLLQNNTVETYSLKLSDHQATPRATPTPVANKTSRLTLAGHRTDARTLAFSSDNMAVLSASGDTVKVWNRSTLQVVRTMECDYALCSLFVPGDRQIILGTKSGKLQLFDLASGGLMENVAAHEGALWSLALSPDQRGIVTGGADKTVRFWDFELVKGEESEQKRLTVKHTRTLQLGEDVLCVKISPNQRLLAVALLDSTVKVFYMDTLKFFLSLYGHKLPVLCLDISHDSTLIITGSADRNVKIWGLDFGDCHRSLFAHDDSVMFLQFVPKTHLFFTAGKDKKIKQWDADKFVLIQTLEGHHREVWTLAVSPSGDYLVSSSHDKSLRLWDRTREPIILDEEREIEREAEFEESIAKEREPVVPGETEGEVAPAAKKTVETVKAAERIMEALELYRSESRKLEEHKYACENAGKQLPLPNPNPILVAFGNVSPSRYVLDVIKKVRSSELEVSLLVLPFPYVPELLTLFNSYLQGNLEVELVCRCLFFLLRIHFGQITSNQMMLSVIDQLKDNTISKIREIRDVLGFNSAALQFLQRELESKEEVMFFADATGRLDEKRKKRRRRERVILTIV